One stretch of Alcaligenes aquatilis DNA includes these proteins:
- a CDS encoding protein-L-isoaspartate O-methyltransferase family protein, with protein sequence MNHIALSELERARYYMVEQQIRPWNVSDENVLQALVEVQRERFVPSSLRSSAFSDTELPLIINAVDTHETMLSPKVEARLAQELLLQSSDGVLEIGTGSGYQAALLAHLSQQVTSVEIDSKLAAFAQENLQRNNVRNVKVEVGDAHAGWGTTEYDAILVTGSVPTIPDALKYQLCIGGRLVVVVGQNPVMTAVRITRTSAASFDTTPLFDTWIKPLRGTAVSQFRF encoded by the coding sequence ATGAACCATATTGCGCTGTCTGAACTCGAACGTGCCCGTTACTACATGGTGGAACAACAGATCCGTCCCTGGAACGTATCCGACGAAAACGTGCTGCAAGCATTGGTCGAGGTCCAGCGCGAACGCTTTGTTCCCTCGTCTTTGCGCTCTTCGGCCTTTTCGGACACCGAACTGCCACTGATCATCAATGCCGTGGACACGCACGAGACCATGCTCTCGCCCAAAGTGGAAGCCCGTTTGGCTCAAGAGCTGCTTTTGCAGTCTAGCGACGGTGTGCTGGAAATTGGTACCGGCTCGGGCTATCAGGCCGCTTTGCTGGCTCACCTGTCCCAACAAGTCACCTCCGTCGAAATTGACAGCAAACTGGCCGCTTTTGCCCAGGAAAACCTGCAGCGCAACAATGTACGCAACGTCAAGGTTGAAGTGGGCGATGCACATGCCGGCTGGGGCACCACCGAGTACGACGCCATTTTGGTCACCGGCTCCGTGCCCACCATTCCTGATGCCTTGAAGTACCAGCTCTGTATCGGGGGCCGTCTGGTGGTGGTGGTCGGTCAAAACCCGGTCATGACAGCCGTGCGTATTACTCGCACCAGCGCCGCCAGCTTCGATACCACACCGCTGTTCGACACCTGGATCAAACCTTTGCGCGGCACGGCCGTTTCACAATTCCGCTTTTAA
- a CDS encoding 5'-methylthioadenosine/adenosylhomocysteine nucleosidase gives MPTLGIIVAMREELEIVLERLQEPQTLQRAGMDFHRGSYLGKPVVAVVCGVGKVNAAACTQMLISEFAVGSIINIGIAGAVEPSIRPGDIVIADTLVQHDVELKALGLAPGQVFRLDTFDFPTDPALLAIAQTAAQQIEGHQVHTGRIVTGDQFIACNDKIQWLSATFNALACEMESGAIAQVCYLNTVPFVCIRSISDNANNDAHMDFDTFLPIAVNNASTLLHAMVPSC, from the coding sequence ATGCCTACACTTGGAATTATTGTCGCCATGCGCGAAGAGCTGGAGATTGTGCTGGAACGCTTGCAAGAGCCCCAGACCCTCCAGCGTGCCGGCATGGACTTTCATCGCGGCAGCTATCTGGGTAAACCTGTGGTGGCCGTAGTCTGCGGCGTGGGCAAGGTCAATGCCGCCGCTTGCACCCAGATGCTGATCTCGGAATTTGCCGTGGGCAGCATCATCAATATCGGTATTGCCGGTGCGGTTGAGCCCAGCATCCGGCCAGGCGACATCGTCATTGCCGATACGCTGGTCCAGCACGATGTGGAGCTCAAAGCCCTGGGTCTGGCGCCAGGACAGGTTTTCCGTCTGGATACCTTTGATTTTCCGACAGACCCCGCCTTACTGGCCATTGCCCAAACTGCCGCCCAACAAATTGAAGGGCATCAGGTCCACACGGGCCGAATTGTTACCGGCGACCAATTTATCGCATGTAACGATAAAATACAGTGGTTAAGCGCCACCTTTAATGCCTTAGCCTGCGAAATGGAAAGTGGCGCCATTGCCCAGGTGTGCTATCTGAATACCGTGCCTTTTGTCTGCATACGCAGCATTTCAGACAATGCCAACAACGACGCACACATGGACTTTGACACCTTCTTGCCCATTGCCGTCAACAACGCCAGCACCTTGCTTCACGCGATGGTGCCGTCCTGCTAA